One genomic window of Quercus robur chromosome 6, dhQueRobu3.1, whole genome shotgun sequence includes the following:
- the LOC126690530 gene encoding protein BOLA2, whose translation MGVTKEQVESSLKSKMNPSHLEVIDTSGGCGASFAIEIVSEQFEGKRLLERHRLVNGALEEEMKEIHALSIKKALTPEQWKQQQEPEKSNTAA comes from the exons ATGGGGGTGACAAAGGAACAAGTGGAATCTTCATTGAAGTCAAAGATGAATCCTTCACATCTC GAAGTAATTGATACATCTGGAGG TTGTGGAGCAAGTTTTGCAATTGAAATTGTATCAGAACAATTTGAAGGGAAGAGGTTGCTGGAGAGGCACCGATTGGTTAATGGTGCTCTGGAAGAGGAAATGAAGGAAATTCACGCTCTATCAATAAAGAAAGCTCTGACCCCTGAGCAGTGGAAACAACAGCAAGAGCCTGAAAAATCTAATACTGCTGCTTAG
- the LOC126689582 gene encoding receptor-like protein EIX2 encodes MGRFSFIVLLALVDFFLECSHFCWCASATSTIACIEAERLALQDFKDSLTGNLNRLSSWTGQDCCKWEGVGCNNSTGHVIELDLRNLVYPDSLGYVIEVSNRLKAKAVNPSLLELTYLEHLDLSWNDFMGSPIPIFLGSMQRLRYLNLSNARFNGVIPQQLGNLSKLHALDLSSGPSEYDFQLSVRNLQWLSQISSLRRLDLSWVNLSAAFDLVQVLNKLPFLVHLRLSSCGLDDHVSQFHDYVNSMFLEHFDISVNALQGPIPGVIKHMSEIPRALGNLTSLVVLDLSFNSLEGGIPGSLWNLCSLKVLDLANNRLNETISEPYKTISGCTGNGLEKLSLRWNKVRGPLSDWFSRFANLKILDLANNSIYGPIPASFGRLSNLRMLDLSHNSLNGTVPESFGQLSMLEKLLMSSNLLQGTISEVHFANLSRLEELDIGFNSLALKVNSDWVPPFQLNYINMKSCNIGPQFPAWLQKQKRVITLYLSNTSISDVLPQWFPKMKFSYLDLSFNQIRGRLPAFLKPDTLYMNLYLSSNKFEGPLPTFPSILNRLDLTDNLISGWIPEDIGNMTPTLDNLLLSGNQISGPIPNSLCKINTLRVLDLSKNRLYGDIPDCWSNFKILVVLDFSANNLSGFIPTSFGNATSLQSLHLSNNSLQGELPLSLRNCTGMVIFDVGENKLSGSVPRWIEESMLRLEILRLRSNMFDGIIPLEICQLAELQVLDLAHNNLSGIIPPCFGNLRGMISGNGTSSIGIYKWSTTYGENMVQFMKGKELEYTKTLKYLINMDLSVNKLTGTIPEELTNLAGLRGLNLSNNHLKGNMPAMIGNIRFLESMDFSRNQLSGSIPQSMSALTSLSHLNLSYNKLSGRIPSGNQLQTLDDPSIYIGNSQLCGFPLSKCVSAEPPQADNEGKDEGNGPEIEWLYIFMSAGYVTGLWGVLGVMMYKKNWRDAYFKFVDDIKEKTISRFKEKVATPNRRSGTRSNHMEWSW; translated from the exons ATGGGGAGGTTCTCTTTTATTGTACTTCTAGCTCTTGTTGATTTCTTCCTTGAATGCTCACATTTTTGCTGGTGTGCAAGTGCAACCTCAACTATTGCCTGCATAGAAGCAGAAAGACTGGCTCTTCAAGACTTCAAAGACAGCCTAACCGGCAACCTCAATCGGCTCTCTTCGTGGACAGGCCAGGATTGCTGCAAATGGGAAGGAGTTGGCTGCAACAACAGCACTGGACATGTCATCGAGCTTGACCTCCGAAACCTGGTCTATCCAGATTCATTAGGATATGTTATTGAAGTTTCCAACCGGTTAAAAGCAAAAGCTGTTAACCCGTCTTTGCTGGAGTTGACATATTTGGAGCACCTGGACTTGAGCTGGAATGATTTCATGGGAAGCCCAATTCCCATTTTCCTTGGTTCAATGCAAAGATTGCGGTATCTAAATCTCTCTAATGCACGCTTCAATGGTGTAATCCCTCAGCAACTTGGTAATCTGTCTAAGTTGCATGCTCTTGATCTTAGTAGCGGTCCAAGTGAGTATGATTTTCAGCTCTCAGTAAGAAACCTTCAATGGCTTTCACAAATTTCATCTTTGAGACGCCTTGACTTGAGCTGGGTGAACCTTAGTGCAGCCTTTGACTTGGTTCAGGTACTCAACAAGCTACCTTTTTTGGTTCATTTACGCTTGTCATCATGTGGACTTGATGATCACGTTAGTCAGTTCCATGATTATGTTAATTCCATGTTTCTTGAACACTTTGATATTAGTGTAAACGCACTTCAGGGTCCCATCCCTGGTGTTATTAAGCACATGA GTGAAATTCCAAGAGCCTTGGGGAACCTCACTTCTTTGGTTGTACTAGACTTGTCTTTTAATTCATTAGAGGGGGGCATACCAGGTTCTTTGTGGAATCTTTGTAGTTTGAAAGTGTTGGATTTAGCCAACAACAGATTAAATGAGACAATATCAGAGCCTTATAAAACTATATCCGGTTGCACTGGAAATGGTTTAGAGAAATTGAGTTTGAGATGGAACAAGGTTAGAGGTCCTTTGTCTGATTGGTTTTCACGGTTTGCAAATCTCAAAATCCTTGATCTCGCGAACAACTCGATCTATGGTCCAATTCCAGCATCATTTGGGAGATTGTCCAACTTGAGAATGTTAGATCTTTCTCATAATAGTCTAAATGGAACAGTTCCAGAATCTTTTGGGCAACTTTCAATGCTTGAGAAGTTACTCATGTCCAGCAACCTCTTGCAAGGAACCATTTCTGAAGTTCACTTTGCAAATCTCTCAAGATTAGAAGAGCTAGACATTGGTTTCAACTCTTTGGCTTTAAAAGTAAATTCTGACTGGGTGCCCCCATTTCAACTCAATTATATAAACATGAAATCTTGCAATATTGGGCCTCAATTTCCTGCTTGgcttcaaaagcaaaaaaggGTTATCACATTGTATCTCTCTAACACTAGCATCTCAGATGTTCTTCCGCAGTGGTTtcccaaaatgaaattttcctATCTGGACCTATCCTTCAACCAAATCAGGGGCAGGCTACCAGCATTTTTGAAACCAGATACTCTCTACATGAATCTATACCTGAGTTCCAACAAATTTGAAGGTCCCTTGCCAACTTTTCCTTCCATCCTAAACAGGTTGGATCTCACTGACAACTTAATTTCAGGTTGGATTCCAGAAGACATTGGCAACATGACGCCTACATTGGACAATTTACTTCTCTCTGGTAATCAAATAAGTGGTCCAATCCCAAACTCATTGTGCAAAATAAATACCCTGCGAGTTCTTGATCTCTCCAAAAACAGGCTATATGGTGACATCCCAGATTGTTGGAGCAATTTCAAGATTTTGGTTGTTCTAGATTTTTCAGCCAACAACCTTTCTGGGTTCATCCCAACCTCATTTGGAAATGCAACATCACTGCAATCTTTGCACCTAAGCAACAACAGTCTTCAGGGAGAGCTTCCGTTATCATTGAGAAATTGTACAGGCATGGTTATTTTCGATGTTGGTGAAAATAAATTATCCGGAAGTGTGCCTAGATGGATTGAGGAGAGTATGTTGCGCCTTGAAATTCTTCGCCTACGATCAAATATGTTTGATGGCATTATTCCTTTAGAAATATGCCAGCTCGCTGAGCTTCAAGTACTTGACCTTGCACACAATAATCTATCAGGAATTATCCCTCCTTGTTTTGGCAATTTGAGGGGTATGATTTCTGGAAATGGGACAAGTAGTATTGGTATTTATAAATGGTCAACTACATATGGTGAAAACATGGTTCAGTTCATGAAAGGGAAGGAGCTCGAGTACACCAAGACACTTAAGTACCTAATTAACATGGATCTTTCTGTAAATAAATTGACAGGAACTATCCCAGAAGAGTTAACAAACCTTGCTGGACTACGCGGCTTGAACTTGTCCAATAACCATTTGAAAGGGAACATGCCTGCCATGATTGGCAACATAAGGTTCTTGGAGTCCATGGACTTCTCAAGAAACCAGCTTTCTGGCTCAATTCCACAAAGCATGTCTGCACTTACGTCTCTAAGCCATTTGAACTTGTCCTACAACAAACTATCAGGACGAATTCCATCAGGCAATCAGCTGCAGACCCTTGATGATCCATCCATTTACATTGGCAACTCTCAACTCTGTGGCTTTCCACTATCAAAGTGTGTGAGTGCGGAGCCACCTCAAGCTGAcaatgaagggaaagatgaaggAAATGGACCTGAGATAGAATGGTTGTATATCTTTATGTCTGCAGGGTATGTGACTGGACTATGGGGAGTTCTTGGTGTCATGATGTACAAGAAGAATTGGAGGGATGCTTATTTCAAATTTGTGGATGatatcaaagagaaaacaaTATCAAGATTTAAGGAGAAGGTAGCTACGCCAAATAGAAGGTCTGGGACCAGGAGCAACCACATGGAATGGAGCTGGTAA
- the LOC126690529 gene encoding fibrillin-5, chloroplastic has protein sequence MATKLVQQPIPASHVIPPKPRATKIIKTLRLFSATHSRTKSPIFGECISSFRPIYFTKVAEQSPGMVEDETLAQAKTELYQAIQGLNRGIFGIPSAKKSEIEGFVKLLESQNPTPDPTLKLEKVGGCWKLVYSTITILGSKRTKLGLRDFISLGDFFQIIDVTKGKAVNVVKFSAKGLNLFNGKLTIEASFKISSKARVDISYDQSSITPVQLMNVFRKNYDILLGIFNPQGWLEITYVDDELRIGRDDKGNIFILERTGDNEP, from the exons ATGGCCACTAAGCTTGTTCAACAACCAATCCCAGCTTCCCATGTCATTCCTCCAAAACCAAGAGCcacaaaaatcattaaaactcTCAGATTATTCTCAGCCACACATTCAAGGACCAAGAGCCCCATATTTGGCGAGTGCATATCTAGTTTTAGACCCATTTATTTCACCAAAGTTGCAGAACAAAGCCCTGGCATGGTTGAGGATGAAACACTTGCCCAGGCCAAAACAGAGCTTTACCAGGCAATACAAG GATTGAATAGAGGGATATTTGGAATCCCATCTGCAAAGAAATCTGAGATTGAAGGTTTCGTGAAGCTGCTAGAATCTCAGAATCCAACTCCAGATCCTACTCTGAAACTAGAGAAG GTGGGTGGATGCTGGAAACTTGTTTACAGTACAattacaatcttgggttcaaagAGAACGAAGCTAGGCTTGAGAGATTTCATTTCATTGGGAGATTTTTTCCAGATCATTGATGTTACTAAG GGAAAAGCAGTGAATGTGGTTAAGTTCAGTGCAAAGGGGCTAAATCTGTTCAATGGAAAGCTCACGATTGAGGCCTCCTTCAAGATTTCATCAAAAGCA AGAGTTGACATTAGTTACGATCAGTCATCAATCACTCCTGTCCAG TTGATGAATGTGTTCCGGAAGAACTATGATATTCTACTTGGCATCTTCAATCCACAAGGTTGGCTCGAGATTAC ATATGTTGATGATGAATTGAGGATAGGGAGGGATGATAAAGGCAATATCTTCATATTAGAGCGTACAGGAGATAATGAACCCTAA